One genomic window of Pseudomonadales bacterium includes the following:
- a CDS encoding FAD-dependent monooxygenase, whose protein sequence is MGANIVIAGGGPVGLMNALLLAREGLQITVVEAEPDVVYSPRAIAYAWPLLEALDSLDLLDDMVAAGHTTDERTWRVYQTGETLVLNHDAVKGFTPHPYSLTLGQDGLARVLLAHLSRYPNVEILWSTKVVGVAQKDSQVLVDCEGEGGSFQLEAGWLIAADGGRSTVRKSLGLSLEGFTWPERFIATDIAYDLGAHGWSSGYLIDPVYGAVLYKLTTDGLWRVTYSESTRLPVETVEQRIPEFMKNILPDSQDYELKHFSPYSMHQRTASTYRVGRVLLAGDSAHVTNPTSGFGLMGGLYDSFLLSETLAAVIKGGASDQLLDEYAEKRRDVYINVTAPVSTESMRICFRSDDPERLAWDLNLLREKQKNPEKMRAFLSVPAALETPSLITGKTLRADMT, encoded by the coding sequence GTGGGTGCAAATATTGTTATTGCCGGTGGTGGCCCGGTAGGTTTGATGAACGCGCTGTTACTTGCACGTGAAGGGCTGCAAATTACGGTTGTTGAAGCAGAGCCGGATGTTGTTTATTCCCCTCGGGCTATCGCTTATGCATGGCCACTTCTTGAGGCGCTGGACTCTCTGGATTTACTCGACGATATGGTAGCAGCCGGGCACACCACGGACGAACGTACCTGGCGTGTCTATCAAACCGGCGAGACATTGGTGTTGAATCACGATGCGGTCAAAGGTTTTACGCCGCACCCCTATAGTCTGACGCTTGGGCAGGATGGCCTGGCGCGGGTGTTGCTGGCACATTTGAGCCGATACCCGAATGTTGAGATTCTCTGGTCCACTAAAGTCGTTGGTGTTGCGCAAAAGGACTCACAGGTGTTGGTTGATTGCGAGGGGGAAGGCGGCTCGTTCCAGTTGGAAGCAGGGTGGCTGATAGCTGCTGACGGCGGGCGAAGCACTGTGCGCAAATCATTAGGTTTGAGCCTTGAAGGGTTTACGTGGCCCGAGCGGTTTATCGCTACCGACATCGCTTATGATCTTGGTGCTCACGGGTGGAGTTCCGGTTATTTGATTGACCCGGTTTATGGCGCCGTTCTTTATAAATTGACGACGGACGGGTTGTGGCGTGTGACCTATTCCGAATCAACCCGCTTGCCCGTTGAAACGGTTGAGCAGCGTATTCCCGAATTTATGAAAAATATCCTGCCGGATTCGCAGGATTATGAACTAAAACACTTTTCTCCTTACAGCATGCATCAGCGCACCGCCAGCACTTATCGGGTTGGACGCGTATTGCTAGCGGGTGATTCTGCTCACGTTACGAACCCAACCAGTGGCTTTGGTTTAATGGGTGGGTTGTACGACTCATTTCTGTTGAGCGAAACACTGGCCGCCGTGATCAAGGGCGGGGCGTCTGACCAGTTACTTGACGAGTATGCCGAGAAGCGTCGAGATGTGTATATCAACGTTACGGCGCCAGTTTCAACGGAAAGTATGCGAATCTGTTTTCGGTCCGACGACCCTGAAAGGCTTGCCTGGGATTTGAATTTACTCAGAGAAAAGCAGAAAAACCCCGAAAAAATGCGTGCTTTTCTGTCAGTTCCCGCTGCACTGGAAACGCCTTCGCTGATTACCGGGAAAACTCTTCGGGCAGATATGACCTAA
- a CDS encoding efflux RND transporter periplasmic adaptor subunit codes for MPPPAVGVVVAQPTTLNLTTDLPGRTVAYRLAEVRPQVNGIIKKRLFEEGSYVEEGQLLYQIDDAKYKAEYQRTQATLNNAERLAKRYKELKKTNAVSQQQYDDAMAALDLAQAEAEIAKIDLDYTRIVAPISGKIGRSSASEGALVTDGQNLSMATIQQVDPIYVDINQPVKQLYRLREQMESGQLTVSEDEHAKVRLLLESGQVFEHPGMLKFSEVSVNEGTGSVALRAVFPNPEGKLLPGMFVKTRLNSGQRDNVYLVPQQGVQRDLQGNPIAWVVNDSDQVEIKTLTAEQSVGNQWLVTSGLVNGDRVVTEGLFMLRPGVPVTVTPASNVAPDTDLTDGNEKAQESDVQTTADTDKS; via the coding sequence ATGCCACCGCCTGCGGTGGGCGTTGTTGTTGCTCAACCAACCACATTGAATCTGACAACCGACTTGCCAGGTAGAACGGTTGCCTATCGTCTGGCTGAAGTCCGCCCACAGGTAAATGGCATTATCAAGAAGCGCTTATTTGAAGAAGGCAGTTATGTTGAAGAAGGGCAGCTGTTGTATCAGATTGATGACGCAAAATATAAGGCGGAGTATCAGCGCACTCAGGCGACACTAAACAATGCGGAACGATTAGCCAAACGCTACAAAGAGCTTAAGAAAACCAATGCGGTTAGTCAGCAGCAATATGATGATGCAATGGCGGCGCTTGACCTGGCTCAGGCTGAAGCTGAAATAGCCAAAATTGACCTGGATTATACCAGGATAGTGGCTCCCATTTCGGGCAAAATCGGCCGTTCTTCGGCCAGTGAAGGGGCTCTGGTAACCGATGGCCAGAACCTTTCTATGGCAACAATTCAGCAGGTTGATCCAATCTATGTCGATATCAATCAGCCAGTTAAACAGCTTTATAGGCTTCGTGAACAAATGGAGTCGGGTCAATTGACTGTTTCGGAGGATGAGCACGCGAAGGTGAGGCTTTTATTGGAAAGTGGTCAGGTTTTCGAACACCCCGGGATGCTCAAGTTCTCTGAGGTGAGTGTAAATGAAGGGACGGGGTCTGTGGCTTTACGTGCAGTTTTTCCAAACCCGGAGGGTAAGTTGTTACCGGGAATGTTTGTGAAAACCCGGTTGAACTCGGGTCAGCGTGACAATGTGTATTTGGTGCCGCAGCAGGGTGTTCAGCGTGACCTTCAGGGCAACCCCATTGCCTGGGTGGTGAATGACAGTGATCAGGTCGAGATAAAAACACTGACCGCCGAGCAGTCAGTCGGCAACCAGTGGTTGGTGACGTCGGGGCTGGTGAATGGTGACCGGGTGGTAACAGAGGGCTTGTTTATGTTGCGCCCAGGTGTGCCTGTTACGGTGACGCCTGCATCCAATGTTGCTCCCGATACCGACCTTACTGATGGCAATGAAAAAGCCCAAGAGTCTGATGTGCAGACGACTGCCGATACGGATAAGAGTTGA
- a CDS encoding IclR family transcriptional regulator, giving the protein MAPNSCSNADSKQGIQVIARSADIMRTLSKHPQGLSLAAIAEAVNLPRSTVQRIVNALQDEFFVEPIGPGGGFRLGPAIGRLLYQTQVDIITIARPYLERLCEQFQESSYLSGITGNRVYSIDRVIAEQALRIVFPVGADAPMHTTAPGKALLSTMDAKKVQMLLPTPLSRETANTLGISALMTELEIVQQTSIAHDCEEQLLGVCSFATPISTYLGTFAIGVVLPVSRLPNRKENICAALIECKQSIEARIGA; this is encoded by the coding sequence ATGGCGCCAAACTCTTGCTCAAATGCAGACAGCAAACAAGGTATACAGGTCATTGCCCGCTCCGCTGATATCATGCGCACATTGAGCAAGCACCCTCAAGGACTGAGCCTGGCTGCCATTGCCGAGGCGGTTAATCTACCCCGCTCAACCGTTCAACGTATTGTTAATGCACTGCAAGATGAGTTTTTTGTCGAACCTATCGGGCCGGGTGGCGGGTTTCGACTAGGCCCAGCAATCGGAAGGCTGCTGTACCAGACGCAGGTCGATATCATCACCATAGCGCGCCCATACCTTGAAAGATTGTGCGAGCAGTTCCAGGAATCCAGTTACTTGAGTGGTATTACTGGCAACAGGGTCTACAGTATCGACAGAGTGATTGCTGAACAGGCTTTGCGTATCGTCTTCCCTGTTGGTGCTGACGCACCGATGCACACAACAGCACCAGGGAAAGCCCTACTGTCCACTATGGACGCCAAAAAAGTACAGATGTTACTTCCCACGCCACTCTCCCGAGAAACGGCCAACACCCTCGGCATATCCGCTCTGATGACTGAACTGGAAATCGTGCAACAGACCAGTATTGCTCACGATTGCGAAGAACAGCTGCTAGGTGTGTGCTCTTTCGCAACACCGATCAGCACATATCTGGGGACATTTGCCATCGGGGTTGTGTTGCCCGTATCACGCTTGCCCAATCGAAAAGAAAATATCTGCGCGGCACTAATAGAGTGTAAACAGAGTATAGAAGCCCGAATTGGCGCCTGA
- a CDS encoding SDR family NAD(P)-dependent oxidoreductase, with protein sequence MQLNLKNKTVLITGGSKGIGLACAKVFKAEGARVAIVARTATTLAAAKALLGEVYTVAADLTDPAAAAAVIKEVEKNFGNIDILVNSAGAANRTVPEELNPEIWRAAMDAKYFSYINVIDPLIKLMAQRQQGAIINVIGTGGKTPAPTHLAGGAANAALMLVTTGLASAYAEQGVRVIGINPGLTRTERVNEGLIAEAKRLGMSEEDTLTQLVQNLPLKRLAEPEEIANLVAFAASNHGQLLTGSNLTADGAATPFIV encoded by the coding sequence ATGCAACTCAACCTGAAAAACAAAACCGTGTTGATAACTGGCGGCAGCAAAGGAATTGGCCTGGCCTGCGCCAAGGTGTTCAAGGCTGAAGGCGCACGGGTTGCTATTGTCGCGCGTACTGCCACAACGCTCGCGGCAGCAAAGGCATTACTCGGTGAGGTTTACACTGTCGCCGCAGATCTTACCGACCCGGCAGCAGCGGCAGCTGTTATAAAAGAGGTGGAGAAAAACTTCGGCAATATCGATATTCTGGTGAACAGCGCCGGAGCTGCAAACCGTACCGTGCCGGAAGAACTCAACCCCGAGATCTGGCGCGCAGCAATGGATGCTAAGTATTTTTCTTATATCAATGTGATAGATCCGCTCATAAAACTGATGGCGCAACGCCAGCAGGGAGCCATAATTAACGTGATCGGCACCGGCGGTAAAACCCCTGCTCCCACCCACCTCGCTGGCGGTGCGGCCAATGCGGCGCTAATGCTCGTTACTACAGGGCTTGCCAGCGCTTACGCTGAACAAGGCGTGCGGGTAATCGGCATCAATCCAGGATTAACCCGCACCGAAAGAGTCAATGAAGGCTTGATTGCCGAAGCCAAACGCCTTGGCATGAGCGAAGAAGATACGCTCACACAGCTGGTGCAAAACCTTCCGCTGAAACGCCTCGCAGAACCCGAAGAGATTGCCAATCTGGTAGCGTTTGCAGCATCCAACCATGGGCAATTGTTAACAGGCAGCAATCTCACGGCGGACGGCGCCGCTACCCCGTTTATTGTTTAA
- a CDS encoding DMT family transporter, with protein MAAQLIYLLVVLIWATTPLAIKLGGESFSPMAGLTLRIGLAFIVGSAICTIGGYATLNIRKHGKLYFAAAVSLFPNMALVYVAAEHISSGLIALMFGLSPFSSALLSGLILGESALQPRKLLAIFLASIGLLLILFEGGGVESSSAYGIGLMLASNFLFAGSALWVKRLNRTLAVAPVEQALGSMVFALPGLLISWFFIFGFEVAEVSTVSLVSLIYLGLVGSLGGLVAYYYILNQFSAEAVSLVPLVTPILAMLLGVLIADETISLAMMSGAALILVALVIHQRLWRVFVSKE; from the coding sequence ATGGCAGCGCAACTGATCTATTTATTGGTCGTTTTGATCTGGGCTACAACGCCTCTGGCTATCAAGTTGGGAGGAGAGTCTTTCTCGCCAATGGCGGGGTTAACTCTGCGTATAGGGTTGGCATTTATTGTTGGTAGCGCTATCTGCACCATAGGTGGTTATGCAACACTGAATATCAGAAAACATGGCAAGCTTTATTTTGCCGCCGCGGTCAGCTTGTTTCCCAATATGGCGTTGGTTTATGTTGCTGCGGAGCACATATCTTCCGGGTTAATAGCATTGATGTTTGGGTTGTCGCCTTTTTCTTCGGCACTGTTGTCGGGTTTGATATTGGGGGAGTCTGCGCTGCAACCGAGAAAATTACTGGCGATCTTTTTGGCGTCAATCGGGTTGCTGCTGATACTGTTTGAAGGTGGCGGCGTAGAATCGAGCAGCGCTTATGGTATTGGTTTGATGCTGGCCTCGAACTTTCTGTTTGCGGGAAGTGCACTGTGGGTAAAGAGGCTGAACAGAACCTTAGCCGTTGCACCTGTGGAGCAGGCTCTGGGGTCCATGGTATTCGCACTGCCAGGGTTATTAATTAGCTGGTTTTTTATCTTTGGATTTGAGGTTGCAGAAGTGAGTACGGTTTCACTGGTGTCTCTCATTTATCTGGGGCTAGTTGGTTCTTTAGGTGGGCTTGTGGCGTATTACTACATATTGAATCAGTTTTCAGCGGAAGCGGTTTCGCTTGTTCCATTGGTGACGCCGATTTTGGCTATGCTGTTGGGAGTGTTGATTGCTGATGAAACCATCTCGTTGGCAATGATGTCCGGTGCCGCATTAATACTTGTCGCTCTGGTTATTCATCAACGGCTATGGCGCGTTTTTGTTTCGAAAGAGTAA
- a CDS encoding ABC transporter permease, translating to MRATDSISWVFRALWTQKIRSGLTVLEFAIGIAAMVLLSSLGEGLRLFVLKEFTQFGSHIIAITPGKTETFGISGILSTTRPISLQDARSLARLPGVEKVVPIVAGTSQIKAVNRSRYANVIGVGADADEAWRLTVTSGTFLPEEDFVRARAFAVLGSELKEELFGVSPAVGNYVHVGSNRFRVVGVMAPKGEFLGNDLDDMVYIPAAKALQMFNRNSLMEVDIYYSAGASTEEVVSRVKALLIRRHGFEDFTLITQDQMLETMDNILRILKFAGIGLGAISLLVGGVGITTILMITVTERVSEVGLLRALGGTRQQVRNLFLGEAIALGLIGGACGVLSIGVFLIVVKFAIPGLPLSLEWEIVLAALVLSMVIGLIAGLKPALNATRLSPIDALRAE from the coding sequence GTGAGAGCAACGGATAGCATAAGCTGGGTTTTTCGGGCGTTGTGGACGCAGAAAATTCGTTCCGGTTTAACCGTGCTGGAATTTGCTATCGGTATTGCGGCAATGGTGTTACTCAGTTCACTGGGCGAAGGTCTCAGGTTGTTCGTGTTAAAGGAATTCACCCAGTTCGGCAGCCATATTATCGCCATTACGCCGGGTAAAACGGAAACTTTTGGTATTAGTGGCATTCTCAGCACCACACGACCGATCAGCTTGCAGGATGCCCGGTCGCTGGCGCGGTTGCCGGGAGTGGAAAAGGTGGTGCCAATCGTGGCCGGGACTTCGCAGATAAAAGCGGTAAACCGTAGTCGATATGCCAACGTGATCGGCGTGGGGGCCGATGCAGATGAAGCTTGGCGGCTTACGGTGACAAGTGGCACCTTTCTTCCTGAAGAGGATTTTGTCAGAGCAAGAGCGTTTGCCGTGCTGGGTAGCGAACTGAAAGAGGAGTTATTTGGTGTTTCTCCTGCGGTGGGTAACTATGTTCATGTGGGCAGTAATCGATTCCGGGTTGTTGGCGTGATGGCACCGAAAGGTGAATTTTTAGGGAATGATCTGGATGATATGGTCTATATTCCCGCAGCCAAAGCACTACAGATGTTTAATCGCAACAGTCTGATGGAAGTGGACATTTACTATTCAGCGGGTGCATCAACAGAAGAGGTTGTCAGTCGCGTTAAAGCGTTATTAATCCGTCGCCACGGGTTTGAGGACTTTACCTTGATTACTCAGGATCAAATGCTGGAGACAATGGATAATATCCTGCGAATTCTGAAATTTGCCGGCATTGGTTTGGGGGCGATCTCACTGTTGGTGGGTGGTGTGGGAATCACCACTATACTGATGATTACGGTTACGGAGCGTGTCAGCGAGGTAGGTTTGTTGCGGGCTCTGGGTGGCACACGACAACAGGTACGCAATTTGTTTCTGGGCGAAGCTATTGCGCTTGGCTTGATTGGTGGCGCTTGCGGGGTCTTGTCTATTGGTGTGTTTCTTATTGTTGTAAAGTTTGCGATTCCCGGTTTGCCTTTGTCTTTGGAGTGGGAGATTGTTTTAGCGGCATTGGTTCTTTCCATGGTGATTGGACTGATAGCCGGTTTAAAGCCGGCGTTGAATGCGACCCGGCTGAGTCCTATCGATGCCTTAAGAGCAGAGTGA
- a CDS encoding efflux RND transporter periplasmic adaptor subunit → MKAWLIAIGVCLLIGLGIYTLTRPDPVDVTLVPVERGTVEKTVANTRAGTIEACKRSRLSLPIGGQIGELLVAEGDYVSKGQLLVTLWNRDRRASVAEATAAVNSAVKERDSLCITARSDQREARRLESLSKQKLVSEELADLAESKAESSVARCEAAKAREEQAKAGREVAVAILEQTELRAPFDGIVAEVTGKIGEYATPSPPGVPTPPVIDLITDDCHYISAPLDEVDAAAIEVGMPVRVTLDAFRDRPFSARVTRIAPYVLDLEKQARTVEVEAEFIALSDETRMLAGYSADMEIILDKHENTLRIPSELLIDNEFVLVVGESDVLEKRSVVTGITNWKYSEIKSGLKQGEQIVSNIGSSGVIAGAPANIKSVDHDAASSGD, encoded by the coding sequence ATGAAAGCCTGGTTGATTGCGATAGGTGTTTGTCTGTTAATTGGGTTGGGTATTTATACCCTGACACGCCCCGATCCCGTTGATGTGACACTCGTGCCGGTAGAGCGGGGAACAGTTGAAAAAACCGTCGCCAATACCCGGGCGGGTACCATTGAAGCCTGTAAGCGGTCCCGCTTGTCACTGCCAATTGGTGGGCAGATCGGCGAGCTACTGGTGGCAGAGGGTGATTATGTTTCCAAGGGGCAGCTGCTGGTAACACTGTGGAACCGGGATCGACGGGCGAGTGTTGCTGAAGCGACTGCTGCGGTGAATTCTGCTGTGAAAGAACGCGACAGTTTGTGTATTACAGCTCGCTCTGATCAGCGGGAAGCTCGCCGTCTGGAAAGCCTGTCTAAACAGAAACTGGTGTCTGAAGAGCTGGCGGATCTGGCCGAGTCGAAAGCGGAGTCCAGTGTTGCTCGTTGTGAGGCAGCCAAAGCTCGGGAAGAGCAGGCAAAAGCCGGTAGGGAAGTGGCGGTTGCTATTCTGGAGCAGACGGAGTTACGGGCACCTTTTGATGGCATTGTGGCAGAAGTCACTGGCAAAATAGGGGAATATGCCACCCCTTCTCCACCGGGTGTTCCTACCCCTCCGGTGATTGATCTTATCACTGATGACTGTCACTACATTTCTGCGCCTCTCGATGAAGTGGATGCAGCGGCAATTGAAGTAGGAATGCCTGTGAGAGTGACACTGGATGCATTTCGAGACCGTCCTTTCTCTGCCAGGGTGACACGTATTGCGCCTTATGTTCTGGATCTGGAAAAGCAGGCCAGAACAGTTGAAGTAGAAGCTGAATTTATTGCGCTAAGTGACGAAACACGAATGCTGGCGGGCTACAGTGCGGATATGGAGATCATTCTTGATAAGCATGAAAACACATTAAGAATCCCTTCTGAACTATTGATTGATAATGAGTTTGTTTTGGTTGTTGGTGAGAGCGATGTTCTTGAGAAGCGTTCTGTTGTCACAGGTATCACCAATTGGAAATATTCTGAAATCAAATCAGGTTTAAAACAGGGAGAACAGATAGTCAGTAATATCGGCTCGTCCGGCGTGATTGCAGGGGCGCCAGCCAATATCAAATCTGTGGATCACGACGCAGCTTCTTCAGGGGATTAG
- a CDS encoding DMT family transporter, with protein sequence MSPEENLTHKTPEGIRLPYGIFISANLLAVIGLLLTNLFWSGNIYVSKILAGDVPPLLLNAARWFVALILLTPFAFQQTRQHLTAIRQGFIPLLIFSFLGVTAYNSLLYAAAHTTSGINIAMVSSLTPVITFLFVWGIVGITPHRLQIFGFVFGIVGVLMLITHGQLGRLLSLQVNLGDSYMLLAVISWSIYTALLAKGNLSVPPLVFLYSTVVLGFLMTIPLAGWELLQQNDITFSRQGLWALLYISIFPSLLSFLFYNHAVKQLGANIAAISTYLLPVFTAIISIAWLGEDLQWFHVVGQLLVFAGFILSLLKRKSRATKNVSLTE encoded by the coding sequence ATGTCACCAGAGGAGAACCTCACTCACAAAACCCCCGAGGGTATCAGACTGCCATACGGAATTTTCATCTCTGCCAATCTGCTGGCAGTAATCGGACTGCTGCTGACCAACTTGTTCTGGAGTGGCAATATTTATGTCTCAAAGATTCTCGCCGGCGACGTACCGCCATTGCTGCTCAATGCAGCCCGCTGGTTTGTCGCCCTTATACTGTTAACGCCATTTGCATTTCAACAAACGCGCCAACATTTAACAGCCATTAGACAAGGTTTCATTCCTCTGCTGATTTTCTCCTTTCTTGGCGTAACGGCATACAACTCGCTCCTCTACGCCGCTGCGCATACGACCTCGGGCATCAACATCGCAATGGTTTCCAGCCTCACACCGGTTATCACATTTCTGTTTGTCTGGGGAATTGTTGGCATCACGCCCCACCGCTTGCAGATATTTGGCTTTGTTTTCGGTATTGTCGGTGTATTGATGTTAATCACACACGGACAGCTGGGCAGATTATTAAGCTTGCAGGTCAACCTGGGCGACAGTTATATGTTGCTGGCCGTGATCAGTTGGTCTATCTACACCGCTCTGTTGGCGAAAGGTAACTTATCAGTGCCACCACTGGTGTTTCTCTATTCAACTGTTGTCTTGGGTTTTTTAATGACAATTCCGCTCGCCGGCTGGGAACTGCTCCAACAAAATGACATCACGTTCAGTCGGCAGGGCCTATGGGCTTTACTCTATATTAGTATTTTCCCATCGCTGTTATCTTTTCTGTTTTATAACCACGCGGTCAAGCAGCTCGGAGCAAACATCGCTGCGATCTCCACCTATCTGCTTCCAGTCTTTACCGCGATCATCAGTATTGCCTGGCTGGGTGAAGACCTTCAGTGGTTCCATGTTGTTGGGCAATTATTGGTTTTTGCCGGGTTTATTTTGTCACTGCTGAAGAGAAAAAGTAGAGCAACGAAAAACGTCAGCCTGACAGAATAG
- a CDS encoding ABC transporter permease yields MQLTDQIWFNGRVIWRQKVRTILLLLAVSIGVASVVMLTSLGEGARRYINDEFSSLGNRLLIVFPGRNETVGGQPPIYGTSPRDLTLEDALAMGRVPSINAVAPILAGTTPVSRESLSREVVVLGTTASFFPVRQVDVAKGNPLPDRAVKEALSVVVLGSDLKKELFGNNNAIGQWVRIADRRVRVIGVLADEGESMGVDMADIAIIPVPLAQQLFNTQALFRVILELQEGADEQLARRRLEQVIRNRHDGEDDITIVSQDSVLAAFNNILTALTLVIAAIAAISLIVAGILVMNISLISVRQRRQEIGLLKAIGGSGRQIRQLFLGESLLLVFLGSMVGVVFAYGAVYLARFLLPDFPLFPPYWAAPVATLTAMLSGLIFCWLPARKAAQLDPVLAMRG; encoded by the coding sequence ATGCAGCTGACCGATCAAATCTGGTTTAACGGACGGGTAATCTGGCGTCAAAAAGTACGCACGATTTTATTACTGCTGGCGGTCTCTATTGGTGTTGCTTCGGTGGTGATGCTGACCAGTCTTGGAGAGGGTGCGCGGCGGTATATCAATGATGAATTTTCCAGTCTGGGGAATCGATTACTAATAGTTTTTCCGGGTCGCAACGAAACGGTTGGCGGGCAGCCGCCAATCTATGGTACTTCTCCGCGAGACCTGACATTGGAAGATGCTTTGGCTATGGGGCGAGTTCCTTCCATCAATGCGGTAGCACCCATTCTGGCCGGTACAACTCCGGTATCACGGGAGAGCTTGTCCAGGGAGGTGGTTGTGCTCGGAACCACCGCCAGCTTTTTTCCGGTTCGTCAGGTCGATGTCGCCAAGGGAAATCCTCTTCCTGACAGGGCCGTGAAAGAGGCGTTATCTGTTGTGGTACTGGGAAGCGATTTGAAAAAAGAGCTGTTCGGTAATAACAACGCCATTGGGCAGTGGGTGAGAATTGCTGACCGGCGAGTGCGAGTCATTGGTGTGCTAGCTGATGAGGGTGAGTCGATGGGCGTCGACATGGCGGATATCGCCATAATTCCGGTGCCGCTGGCACAACAGTTATTTAATACGCAGGCGCTGTTCCGCGTGATTCTGGAATTGCAGGAAGGCGCCGATGAACAACTGGCCCGGCGGCGACTGGAGCAGGTCATCCGGAATCGACATGACGGCGAAGACGATATCACCATTGTCAGCCAGGACTCTGTATTGGCCGCCTTTAACAATATTCTTACCGCTCTAACCTTGGTGATTGCCGCTATTGCCGCTATTAGTCTCATTGTTGCCGGGATTTTGGTGATGAACATCAGTTTGATCTCGGTGCGACAGCGACGTCAGGAAATTGGTCTCTTGAAAGCTATTGGAGGCAGTGGTCGACAAATTCGCCAGTTGTTTCTGGGTGAATCACTGTTGCTGGTTTTTCTCGGTTCAATGGTTGGTGTTGTTTTTGCTTATGGAGCGGTTTATCTGGCGCGGTTCCTGTTGCCGGATTTTCCGCTGTTTCCTCCGTATTGGGCAGCGCCTGTGGCGACACTGACGGCTATGTTATCTGGGCTGATTTTTTGCTGGTTGCCTGCCAGAAAAGCTGCGCAGCTTGACCCTGTGCTGGCTATGAGGGGGTAA
- a CDS encoding ABC transporter ATP-binding protein: MIELRGINKTYEMGGEPLRALRDIDLDINEGEYISIMGPSGSGKSTLLNMLGLLDRPDSGSYQLDNRATEGLDEEKRAALRRDNIGFIFQSFHLVNRLTALENIELPMMLAGQPLSQRKLSAETVLELVGLSDRSGHRPAELSGGQLQRVAIARAIVMKPKILLADEPTGNLDQASGKEIVDVLETLNQEGITLIVVTHDLDLGKRAARRIRMVDGAIVEDVRSGGVQSGDSV; this comes from the coding sequence CTGATAGAGCTGCGGGGCATCAATAAAACCTATGAAATGGGTGGCGAACCATTACGCGCGTTGCGTGATATCGATCTTGATATTAACGAAGGTGAATACATTTCAATCATGGGGCCTTCTGGCTCAGGGAAATCCACGTTGTTGAATATGCTGGGTTTGTTGGACCGGCCAGACAGTGGCAGTTATCAGTTGGATAATCGTGCAACGGAAGGGCTTGACGAAGAAAAAAGAGCAGCATTGCGGCGTGACAATATCGGTTTTATCTTTCAGTCATTTCACTTGGTTAATCGGCTGACGGCATTGGAGAATATTGAGTTGCCAATGATGCTAGCGGGCCAGCCTCTGTCGCAACGGAAGCTGTCCGCAGAGACGGTACTTGAGCTGGTTGGCCTGAGTGATCGATCGGGACATCGTCCGGCTGAGTTGTCGGGTGGACAGCTACAGCGGGTGGCCATTGCCCGTGCCATCGTGATGAAACCCAAAATTCTGCTTGCCGATGAACCCACCGGTAATCTTGATCAGGCTTCTGGCAAGGAAATTGTCGATGTGCTGGAAACCTTGAATCAGGAGGGAATCACGCTGATCGTTGTCACCCATGACCTTGATTTGGGTAAGCGTGCAGCGCGGCGCATTCGAATGGTTGATGGAGCCATTGTTGAAGATGTCCGCAGCGGCGGAGTTCAGTCAGGGGATTCGGTTTAG
- a CDS encoding tautomerase family protein produces MIVIYGIREYLNPVKPVLSNIIHNCMMSVLGMPADKRAQRFIPMDKEDFYYPGGRSDAYTVIEINMMEGRQVETKKRLIKRLFLEIENQLSILPIDLEIIIKEQPAHCWGFRGLTGDEANDLNYKVNV; encoded by the coding sequence ATGATTGTTATTTATGGAATAAGGGAATATTTGAATCCGGTAAAACCAGTGCTTTCAAACATTATTCATAACTGCATGATGTCGGTTCTGGGAATGCCTGCTGACAAGCGGGCTCAACGGTTTATTCCTATGGATAAAGAGGATTTTTATTATCCTGGGGGGAGAAGTGATGCCTACACCGTCATTGAGATCAACATGATGGAAGGGCGACAGGTTGAAACGAAAAAGAGGCTGATTAAACGCCTGTTTCTGGAAATTGAGAACCAGCTATCCATTTTGCCAATAGATCTGGAAATTATTATCAAGGAACAGCCCGCACATTGCTGGGGGTTTCGCGGTCTGACGGGTGATGAGGCGAATGACCTCAATTACAAGGTGAATGTCTAG